Proteins encoded within one genomic window of bacterium:
- a CDS encoding BsaWI family type II restriction enzyme, translated as MTFKDLKKIYLMEREKSPNDFNFVSKIFSDIKKKYKSEAMRRGKDPNQAWNSWSGHNLQKLITFIVKDFIQNLDENIGITNDNRLSRKKLNEKLDKVRRNVEVFYDKHSVVPDADIIVYNKSDCSVKMIISCKASLRERVAQAAYWKLKLRTSKITKDIKIVLVSTDNDTIFTYKDKDITKSRIIAEYELDGSYIFRDIEESKKVKNFNQIFQDLKKLLLKERIKNDQETN; from the coding sequence ATGACTTTTAAGGACTTGAAAAAAATATATTTAATGGAAAGGGAGAAAAGTCCAAATGACTTTAATTTCGTGAGTAAGATATTCTCTGATATTAAAAAAAAGTACAAAAGTGAAGCTATGAGGAGAGGAAAAGATCCTAATCAAGCATGGAATAGCTGGAGTGGGCATAATCTGCAAAAGTTGATAACTTTCATTGTTAAGGATTTTATCCAAAATTTAGACGAGAATATTGGTATAACAAACGATAACAGACTTTCAAGGAAAAAGCTGAATGAGAAATTAGATAAAGTACGTAGAAATGTGGAAGTGTTTTATGATAAACACTCAGTAGTACCTGATGCTGACATAATAGTCTATAATAAAAGTGACTGTTCTGTAAAAATGATTATTTCATGTAAGGCCAGTCTGAGAGAAAGAGTTGCACAGGCTGCTTATTGGAAGTTGAAATTAAGAACAAGCAAAATAACGAAGGATATAAAAATAGTGCTTGTCTCTACTGATAATGATACGATATTTACTTACAAAGATAAAGATATAACGAAAAGCAGAATAATTGCTGAATACGAGTTAGACGGTTCATATATATTCAGAGACATCGAAGAAAGCAAAAAGGTAAAGAATTTTAATCAAATATTTCAAGATTTAAAAAAATTATTATTGAAGGAGAGAATAAAAAATGACCAAGAAACAAATTGA
- a CDS encoding DNA methyltransferase, with protein sequence MQRAVVNTNIHEGIFPVQFIESERENLANKIIKVFNKKEIDKDWSFIEYKPSDTAKWTHCYHRYPAKFIPQLVEKLVDEYISDENAHINDPFMGCGTTIVTAISRGFKASGTDINKIACLMTKVKATPINPEYLDKKIIKILSRLKFLDGQQINPLIPQKHVDRINYWFTTENKIELGKILRVIYNEKDRTIRDFFLVAFSHILKNCSIWLQVSTKPTRDFKKQQIKPYNVLRRHLRKMQRGNEAFYRVIPERLMGKNLNNYLNIKIDDARRQPVSDESVDLIVSSSPYVTSYEYADLHQLSTIWFDLVDDLGEYKKEFIGTSYKGYEDKELKSEIARDIVFEMSTKSKKMAKEIEAFFIDMEEVFDESFRILKHGSRCCYVIGDTKLKGVNILNAEVFAESLQHSGFKLDRIIKREIPSKILPQKRDEKTGRFASNDNANSQAYPVEYIVIGLKE encoded by the coding sequence ATGCAGAGAGCTGTAGTCAATACAAACATCCATGAAGGTATTTTTCCTGTTCAATTTATTGAATCTGAAAGAGAAAATCTAGCTAACAAAATTATCAAAGTTTTTAATAAAAAAGAAATTGATAAAGATTGGTCTTTTATAGAGTATAAGCCGTCAGATACTGCTAAATGGACTCATTGTTATCATCGTTATCCCGCTAAATTTATTCCTCAGTTGGTTGAAAAACTTGTTGATGAATACATATCTGATGAGAACGCCCATATAAATGATCCATTTATGGGTTGTGGAACTACTATAGTCACTGCAATATCGAGAGGCTTTAAAGCTAGTGGAACAGATATTAATAAAATAGCTTGTCTAATGACGAAAGTAAAGGCAACACCTATAAATCCTGAATATCTTGATAAAAAAATAATAAAAATTTTATCAAGATTAAAATTTTTGGATGGACAACAAATCAATCCTTTAATTCCACAAAAACATGTAGACAGAATTAATTACTGGTTCACTACAGAAAATAAGATTGAGCTTGGGAAAATATTAAGAGTTATTTATAACGAAAAAGATAGGACTATCAGGGACTTTTTCCTCGTTGCTTTCAGTCACATCTTGAAAAATTGTTCTATATGGTTACAGGTGAGCACAAAACCAACAAGAGATTTTAAAAAACAGCAGATAAAGCCCTATAACGTATTGCGAAGGCATTTAAGGAAAATGCAGAGAGGTAATGAAGCTTTTTATCGTGTTATTCCTGAGAGATTAATGGGAAAGAACCTAAATAATTATCTAAACATCAAGATTGATGATGCAAGGAGACAACCTGTTTCTGATGAGAGTGTTGACTTAATAGTAAGTTCAAGTCCTTATGTTACAAGCTATGAATATGCTGATTTACATCAGTTATCAACAATCTGGTTTGACTTGGTAGATGATTTAGGGGAATACAAAAAAGAGTTTATTGGGACTTCATACAAAGGGTACGAAGACAAAGAATTAAAAAGTGAAATTGCTAGGGACATTGTTTTTGAAATGTCTACAAAAAGCAAGAAAATGGCAAAAGAAATCGAAGCATTTTTTATTGATATGGAAGAAGTATTTGATGAAAGTTTCAGAATTTTAAAGCATGGTAGCAGATGTTGCTATGTCATTGGCGATACTAAACTTAAAGGAGTAAACATACTAAATGCAGAAGTCTTTGCGGAAAGTTTGCAACATTCAGGCTTTAAACTTGACAGGATTATAAAAAGAGAAATCCCTTCAAAGATACTTCCGCAGAAAAGAGATGAAAAGACTGGCAGGTTTGCAAGTAATGACAATGCGAATTCGCAAGCATATCCTGTCGAGTATATTGTAATTGGTTTAAAGGAGTGA
- a CDS encoding thiamine pyrophosphate-dependent enzyme, whose protein sequence is MKKIFGRPRSMTDKPFHYCPGCGHGIVHRLIGEVIDELGIQDRTIGVPPVGCAVIMYHYFNIDMTEAAHGRTPAVATGIKRVHPDKVVFTYQGDGDLAAIGTGEIIHAANRGERITTIFVNNTVYGMTGGQMAPTTLLSQKTTTTPLGRDARLIGYPIKISEMLAITDGSIYIERVAVNKPANIIKAKKAIKKAFQVQLEDKGFSMVEVLSQCPVNLAMTPQKAAEWIDNTLIKTYPLGVIKDKSG, encoded by the coding sequence ATGAAGAAGATATTTGGCAGGCCAAGATCTATGACAGACAAACCATTTCATTATTGCCCGGGTTGTGGGCATGGGATTGTCCATAGGTTAATAGGTGAGGTAATAGATGAACTTGGCATTCAGGATAGAACTATTGGAGTTCCTCCTGTTGGGTGCGCAGTTATTATGTATCATTATTTTAATATAGATATGACTGAAGCTGCGCATGGAAGAACACCTGCTGTTGCAACAGGAATAAAGCGGGTTCATCCTGATAAAGTTGTATTTACATATCAAGGAGATGGAGATCTTGCTGCTATAGGCACAGGAGAGATAATTCATGCAGCAAATCGCGGGGAAAGAATAACCACAATATTTGTAAATAATACCGTATATGGAATGACAGGCGGACAAATGGCTCCCACAACATTACTTAGTCAAAAGACAACAACAACTCCTTTAGGCAGAGATGCCAGGCTAATTGGATACCCAATAAAAATCTCAGAAATGCTGGCTATTACGGATGGATCTATTTATATAGAAAGAGTGGCAGTGAATAAACCGGCAAATATTATTAAAGCTAAAAAAGCCATCAAAAAAGCTTTTCAAGTACAGCTGGAAGACAAGGGGTTTTCAATGGTTGAGGTTCTGTCTCAGTGTCCTGTTAACCTTGCTATGACTCCACAGAAAGCTGCGGAGTGGATTGATAATACGTTAATAAAGACTTATCCTCTTGGGGTGATTAAGGATAAAAGCGGATAG
- a CDS encoding 3-methyl-2-oxobutanoate dehydrogenase subunit VorB — protein MTEKVLMSGNGAVGEAAIQAGCRHYFGYPITPQNELTAYMAERLGELGGVFIQSESELAAINMVFGASAAGARAMTSSSSPGISLKQEGISYIAGAELPCVIVNVMRAGPGLGDITPSQADYFQAVKGGGHGDYRLITIGPASVQELYDWTARAFYLADKYRNPVMILGDGFLGQMMEPLEIRKIKELKLPPKTWALTGAKGRRANIIRTLMLKVGELEEHNKKIQNKYRRIEKELVEYEAVLTDDAEIILVAYGMCARICKESVFLLRKEGIKAGLIRPITLWPYPSAIIRKISNNVRYVLTVEMSAGQMVEDVKLAVLGRCPVYFYGRMGGGVPTSEEIVNRIKELEVQRHKGTKKKE, from the coding sequence ATGACAGAGAAAGTCTTAATGAGTGGAAATGGCGCTGTTGGAGAGGCCGCGATTCAGGCGGGATGCAGGCATTATTTCGGTTATCCTATAACTCCGCAGAATGAATTAACCGCATATATGGCAGAGAGATTAGGTGAACTTGGAGGTGTCTTTATCCAATCTGAAAGTGAGCTTGCTGCCATTAACATGGTCTTTGGCGCGTCAGCGGCCGGCGCAAGAGCTATGACATCTTCATCCAGTCCTGGAATAAGTCTTAAACAGGAAGGAATCTCCTATATTGCAGGCGCAGAGCTGCCGTGTGTAATTGTGAATGTAATGCGTGCTGGTCCGGGATTGGGAGATATAACTCCTTCTCAGGCAGATTACTTTCAGGCAGTAAAAGGTGGAGGACATGGAGATTATAGACTTATTACAATCGGGCCTGCCTCTGTTCAGGAGCTTTATGACTGGACAGCCAGAGCTTTTTACCTGGCAGATAAATACCGAAATCCTGTGATGATATTGGGAGATGGTTTCCTCGGGCAAATGATGGAGCCATTGGAAATAAGAAAAATAAAAGAGTTGAAGCTTCCCCCAAAAACATGGGCGCTTACCGGCGCAAAAGGCCGCAGGGCAAATATAATCAGGACTCTGATGCTGAAAGTTGGAGAGTTGGAAGAGCATAATAAGAAAATTCAGAACAAGTATAGAAGAATAGAGAAAGAGCTTGTAGAATACGAAGCAGTGTTGACAGATGACGCAGAGATAATACTGGTAGCTTATGGAATGTGCGCTCGAATTTGCAAAGAATCTGTGTTTCTTTTGAGAAAAGAGGGGATAAAAGCCGGGTTGATTCGACCTATCACATTATGGCCTTATCCATCAGCAATAATAAGAAAGATAAGTAATAATGTCAGGTATGTTCTTACTGTGGAGATGAGCGCAGGACAGATGGTTGAAGATGTAAAACTTGCGGTTCTGGGAAGATGCCCTGTGTATTTTTATGGAAGAATGGGTGGAGGAGTTCCTACGTCAGAAGAGATAGTAAATAGAATTAAAGAATTAGAGGTACAAAGGCACAAAGGCACAAAAAAGAAAGAATAG